The DNA segment tttcattgttttcaatatcgttaccatcaaaaacttcttcctcttgagAAAGATACTCATCACCGGAAACGTTACCGGATTTCTCCTTCCCCTCAGAAGTTGCAGAATTGTTAGAAAGTGCAGGAGCTGCTGCTGTACTGCTGCTCATAGTGATGAATTTCGTTCTGCTTTACTTTTAATAATGATATTGGAGAGCTAACAAAgtatattttattattccTTTATTTCAGCTTTCACGATTTATACCATTCTCGCttagaaataaaaaaagttttgaaagaaaagaaatgagtTCAAAAAGGAGCTTCTAAGGGAAATGCTGTGTagttttttcagtttttcaaGTAATTATAGAGGAAAATGGATCTAGACTTGGGAAGTATCTTAAAGGCAGAGATTtccaaaaaacaaaaggaGCTAACCTACTCTAAAGATAGTCAGCCATTATCCCATAAGAGATCCCAGGTACAGGAATGTGCAAGAATTGACGAAATACCGCGACAAGTAGAACAAGGCGAGAGTGTAAATGGGGAAGTTTCGTCGGATGATCAGTCGGATGAAGAGTTTATCACGACGATTAATAAATTAGGAACTCGGCCAGAAAGAATACTAGAAACCATAGCTCAGGATGAAAGTACTTCTACAACTATCGATCCGTTTCAGATTGGATCAACTGAAGACGATTTCTCTTTGTCAATGAAATGtaatttatatattcacGAAGTATTATCTCATTGGAAGGTATCCCTAGAAGAATATCATCCGGAGTTGTTTCTAGATACTAAGAAAGCGCTCTTCCCATTACTATTGCAATTGCGAAGAGGCTCGCTCGGCTCGGATTTACTGATTTCCCTTGCTAGTGTTCTTTATCACTTACAGCAACCTAAACAGACTAACTTGGCCATTCAGTCTTACATGAAACTCAGTATCGGTAATGTAGCCTGGCCCATCGGAGTCACCAGCGTGGGGATTCATGCTCGCAGTGCTCATTCCAAAATTCAAGGAGGCCAAAGTGCTGCTAACATTATGATTGACGAAAGAACAAGACTGTGGATAACCAGTATCAAAAGGCTAAtaacttttgaagaatggtATTCCAGCCACCATGCTAGCCTTGCGTAATTGTTGAGCCATAGTTTTTATTATCGCGTGGCACGGATCGTGTGCGAGCTACCAAAATAAGAAACAGGAATGCAGCAGATATGGCTAGCTTTGTCTCAAACTTCTTCGAGACAAAGCCACTCTAAGATTATGGCATTGGAATATATCCACTGAATGACGGTAAAATTAGACACAGAGAAAGTTTGGATAGACGGCTGCTTTGACTTCACGCATCACGGGCATGCAGGGGCTATCCTGCAGGCTCGTCGAACAGTTTCGAAGGAAAATGGTAAACTTTTTTGTGGTGTGCAtactgatgaagatattcAACATAATAAGGGATCGCCAGTGATGAATTCCTTAGAAAGATATGAGCACACCAGATCAAATAGGTGGTGTTCCGAAGTGGTTGAAGCTGCACCGTACGTTACAGATCCCGCTTGGATGGATAGGTATCAATGCCGATATGTTGTTCATGGTGATGACATCACCCTAGATGCTAACGGAGAAGATTGCTATAAACTAGTGAAAGAGATGAGACGCTTCAAAGTTGTTAAAAGAACCCACGGTGTGAGTACGACTGAGATTATACACAGAATATTAACAAAAAAGTCGTTGCCGCCATCCCATCCTGATTACTATCCTAGTATTCGAGAGTTAAGTTTCTATTCAGTTGGTGAAGATGCGGTTTCAAAATACTGTTACGTTTTTCAAAGAGGCCTAGGTAACGTCTTGGTAAATGGCGGATATGATTTCAATGTAGAAGATTGTGCTTATGTTGATGGGGACTTTGATTTGTTCCACATGGGGGATATTGATCAGttaagaaaattgaaactgGATCTTCACCCTGATAAGGTATTGGTCGTTGGCATCACCACAAGCGATTACTCAAGTACTATCATGACGATGAAGGAACGTGCCCTTAGTGTTCTAAGTTGTAGATATGTTGATGCCGTTGTCATTGATGCTGACTCTGACACATTAGCTCAGTATAACTGggaaaaatatcatattGGCACGGCTGTTCTCAAGGCAGGCGGGAAGTTTAGCGAATACTTAACTAAAGACGTCATCGTCAAAAGAGTAGAATCTCAAAGGGAGTTGTACATTGCGAGGaaccaaaagaaaggaatGACCATCTGATCTcatgttcaaaaaattcattagaCTTAAGATGAAACGGATATAAGAAATCTTTATTACATAAGCCATTAAAAGGCATGcaaagaaatatatatatatatgtatgaaTTAATAGAGTAAAGTGATCATTTCTGATAGCTTGGAGAGCCTTTCATCTTGTGAGCGTCCTCATTCGTTTTGGACGTTTTTATGCGTTTGAGAGTTTGAACCTCTTCTATCTTTCTTAAATACTGGAGGTATTTCGCCGCTATCAATTAAGTCATTGATTTCGTCACCTGGCTTACCCCAGTTGCCTTTGCCGGAACCTTGTTTCTTGATATGATTTGGAGATTCGCCGTAGTTACCGGTGTGTGAAAAGTATTTTGGATCAGCTTTTGATTCACGCTCAGTCCATTTATTTGTTCTTGTCATTTCTGTGTGTTCGATCGTGCGTTAGGGGTTTTGTGTTCTTGTTAATTTGCTTGTTGATTGATTTTATTTAACATTCAAATTATATAGAAATGACATTTGTTGCTCGAGAAAGTGATTGAAGAGGACGGAATATCATTGACCCCTTTATATAAAAGATGGCGAAGCGCTTGTTCCCAAACTGCCAACCCCCCCTGTTTTCGAAGAGATTCCTGTTCCTAAGCTCACGGCCACGCAAGCGCCCCATTATCCTTGATTACCCCCCGCAAAAAAGGAATCGTGGTCCGCACTTCAGAAGGCCGGTTGAAGTAATCACTGGTACCTTTCTCTAAATTTGACCTAGTGTTACTCTGTTTAGCAATCACATCTTTACAGTGGGACATTTGAGGGatccaaaaaatataaCAGTGTTGCAGCTTTTctcgtatttttttgtctcttctttttgatatttcatTACTTTGCCCATCTATAGGTTGTTAAAACCTTAACCTTTGTATTGGGAACTAAACattaaaatgaaaaaaaaactcctCCCAACGCCTTCCTTCATTACTTGTTCGTTTTTGCCTCTAAACTTCCTTATCAGATCATTAAAAATactaaaagaaagattacATAGTTATTATAAACCTAATTCTATCTGATACCAGCCAACCTATTAGTATTCATATGAAGATTGATGTCTAGGTCATCAGTGCTTTCCTCAATGTTGTTAAGACGTTTTTGCTGGGAGTCTAATTCTTGACCAGTCGTCAAagccattttctttaaacgATTACTAACCTGCTGAATTTGATCCAAATTCCTGTCAATTTCCAACTCCatttcgtcatcttcttcgttgTTCTCGAATTGATATctttttgccttttctAAAACATTCTGTCTTTGATATCTTTCACGCACTTCActgatattattatttgcaTTCATAGCACCTTCTATCCTTTGAGTTGACTTCGAGATTTGTTGATTTGTTTGTTCTCTCAtcaacttttcttcaatttttctattcTTC comes from the Saccharomyces kudriavzevii IFO 1802 strain IFO1802 genome assembly, chromosome: 7 genome and includes:
- the PRP18 gene encoding mRNA splicing protein PRP18 (similar to Saccharomyces cerevisiae PRP18 (YGR006W); ancestral locus Anc_4.143), with translation MDLDLGSILKAEISKKQKELTYSKDSQPLSHKRSQVQECARIDEIPRQVEQGESVNGEVSSDDQSDEEFITTINKLGTRPERILETIAQDESTSTTIDPFQIGSTEDDFSLSMKCNLYIHEVLSHWKVSLEEYHPELFLDTKKALFPLLLQLRRGSLGSDLLISLASVLYHLQQPKQTNLAIQSYMKLSIGNVAWPIGVTSVGIHARSAHSKIQGGQSAANIMIDERTRLWITSIKRLITFEEWYSSHHASLA
- the ECT1 gene encoding ethanolamine-phosphate cytidylyltransferase (similar to Saccharomyces cerevisiae ECT1 (YGR007W); ancestral locus Anc_4.145), which produces MTVKLDTEKVWIDGCFDFTHHGHAGAILQARRTVSKENGKLFCGVHTDEDIQHNKGSPVMNSLERYEHTRSNRWCSEVVEAAPYVTDPAWMDRYQCRYVVHGDDITLDANGEDCYKLVKEMRRFKVVKRTHGVSTTEIIHRILTKKSLPPSHPDYYPSIRELSFYSVGEDAVSKYCYVFQRGLGNVLVNGGYDFNVEDCAYVDGDFDLFHMGDIDQLRKLKLDLHPDKVLVVGITTSDYSSTIMTMKERALSVLSCRYVDAVVIDADSDTLAQYNWEKYHIGTAVLKAGGKFSEYLTKDVIVKRVESQRELYIARNQKKGMTI
- the STF2 gene encoding ATPase-stabilizing factor family protein (similar to Saccharomyces cerevisiae STF2 (YGR008C) and TMA10 (YLR327C); ancestral locus Anc_4.146), which codes for MTRTNKWTERESKADPKYFSHTGNYGESPNHIKKQGSGKGNWGKPGDEINDLIDSGEIPPVFKKDRRGSNSQTHKNVQNE